Proteins found in one Triticum urartu cultivar G1812 chromosome 4, Tu2.1, whole genome shotgun sequence genomic segment:
- the LOC125550394 gene encoding uncharacterized protein LOC125550394, with product MAFLHKTPPQTPDTTRTPRLLQSTHPAAPTRAHRRRSSPAQLRRAAPLLSRTSSSAAGDAYATAPSCLAQLPWPPCLPPKSPLFHPQSCFFFLPLRLLLARCGDTSSSLPPTPEEARGKQQCLALRLRHLGCAWAYASVAASAVRQSAKEEEGDSVRRQGVLGMLLESPLFRPLLTSLIKKQNNMTQSKQGPALEMKKQGALYFFLLTDSSTSRGPPATAHE from the exons ATGGCGTTTTTGCACAAAACCCCTCCCCAAACTCCCGACACAACCCGCACTCCTCGTCTTCTCCAATCGACACACCCCGCCGCTCCGACACGGGCGCATCGACGCCGGAGCTCCCCTGCTCAGCTTCGCCGTGCTGCTCCCCTGCTCTCCCGCACGTCCTCCTCCGCCGCCGGGGATGCCTACGCCACCGCTCCCtcctgcctcgcgcagctccccTGGCCCCCTTGCCTGCCTCCCAAATCTCCCCTCTTTCACCCTCAAAGTTgtttcttcttcctcccgctGCGTCTCCTGCTTGCGCGCTGCGGCGACACCTCCTCCTCGTTGCCCCCGACGCCGGAGGAGGCACGGGGAAAGCAGCAGTGTCTCGCGCTGCGCTTGCGCCACCTCGGGTGTGCGTGGGCCTACGCGTCGGTCGCCGCCTCGGCCGTGCGCCAGTCCGCAAAGGAGGAGGAAGGGGATTCCGTTCGCCGCCAAGGCGTACTGGGTATGCTCCTCGAGTCCCCGCTCTTCAGGCCCCTCCTCACCTCCCTCATCAAGAAGCAGAACAACATGACGCAG AGCAAGCAAGGTCCGGCACTGGAGATGAAAAAGCAAGGAGCCTTGTACTTCTTTCTTCTCACCGACAGCAGCACGAGCAGGGGACCTCCGGCGACAGCACACGAGTAG